The window CCGTCGAGGAGCAGGGGCTGATCTACCCCCTCACGCGCTATCCGGACGGCTCGCTGCGCCCCTACTGGGACGAGAGCGCCTACTACGTCTTCTCCTTGCCCGAGGTCGAGGCGCTGGAGGAGGTCGTCGAGGAACTCCACGCCATGTGTCTGGCAGCCGCCGCGCACATCGTCGAGCACGACCGCTTCGGCGCTCTCGGCATCACCGATGCCCGCCTGGCCGGCCTGATAGCCGAGTCCTGGCGGCGCCGCGCCGAACTCCCGTCCATCTACGGCCGTTTCGACCTCCGGTACGACGGGACCGGCCCGGCGAAGATGCTGGAGTACAACGCCGACACCCCCACGTCCCTGGTCGAGGCCGCCAGCCCCCAGTGGTTCTGGATGGAGGACCGCTTCCCGGGCGCCGACCAGTGGAACTCCCTCCATGAACGCCTCGTCGAGGCGTGGAGGAAGCAGGCCCCGCTGCTGCCCCCGGGCCCCCTGCACTTCGCCCACTCCGACGGCGACGAACTGGGCGAGGACCTGATGACCGTCGCCTATCTTCGGGAGACCGCGGCCCAGGCCGGCATCGACACCCAGGCCCTGTCCGTCGAGCGGATCGGCTGGGACCGGCTGTCGGGCCGCTTCGTCGACGAACGGCTCCGCTTCATCCGCAGCTGCTTCAAGCTCTACCCCTGGGAGTGGCTGGCGACGGACCGCTTCGGGCCGCACGTGCTGGACACCCTCGACAACGGTGGTGGCACCGGACGCACCTGCTGGATCGAACCCGCCTGGAAGATGCTCCTCTCCAACAAGGCGCTCCTGGCCATCCTCTGGGAGCTGTACCCCGGTCATCCGAACCTGCTCCCCGCCTACCTCGACGGCCCGCGCGAACTGGCCGGTGCCGACGGTGCGGGATACGTCGCCAAGCCGTTGCTGGGCCGTGAGGGCGCCGGGGTCACGGTCCACGAGCCCGGCAGCGCCCCGGTGCGGCGGGACGAGCCCTGCTGCTACCAGGAACTGGCACCGCTGCCCGACTTCGCCGGCAACCGCGTGGTGCTCGGCGCATGGGTGGTGGGCGACGAGGCCGCGGGGCTCGGCATACGGGAGTCGGCGGGGCTGATCACCGACGAGTACGCCCGGTTCCTGCCCCACGTCATCCTCTGAGCCGGCCGCCCTCCGATCGAAACGTCGTCCGAGCCGCGGCCGCCCTCCGATCGGTACGTGACCCGCGCCGGCCGCCGTCCGAGAGGCGGAGCGACTGAGCGGCTGAGCGTCGCATCCTCCGGGTCGGCGGTCCTCCCGGGCCGGCCGTCCTCCGGAGCCGGCGGTCGCCCGCCGGCACGGGCACCGCCTCAGCCCGCCAGGACCGCGCGCAGCTGGTCCAGCCCCCAGTCCAGGTCCTCCTTACTGATGACCAGCGGCGGGGCGATGCGGATGGTCGATCCGTGGGTGTCCTTGACCAGAACGCCTCGGTCCATCAGCTTCTCGGAGATCTCCCGCCCCGTGCCGAGGGCGGGGGAGATGTCGACACCGGCCCAGAGGCCTCGGCCGCGCACGGCCTCGACGGCCCCGCCACCGGTCAGGAGCCCCAGCTCGCGATGGAGGTGGTCACCCAGCTCCGCCGCGCGCTGCTGGAACTCGCCGGTGCGCAACATCGCCACCACCTCCAGGGCCACCGCGCACGCCAGTGGGTTCCCCCCGAACGTCGAACCGTGCTCCCCGGGCTTGAACACCCCCAGGATCGCGGCGGACGAGACCACGGCCGACACGGGAACGACACCACCGCCCAGCGCCTTGCCCAGCACGTACATGTCGGGCACCACCCCCTCGTGCTCGCACGCGAAGGTCCTGCCCGTACGGCCGAGGCCCGACTGGATCTCGTCCGCGATGAACAGCACATTCCGCTCACGGGTCATCTCGCGCACGCCCGCCAGATAACCCGGTGGCGGGACCAGCACCCCCGCCTCGCCCTGGATCGGCTCCATCAGGACGGCCACGGTGTTGTCGGTCATGGCCTCGGACAGTGCGGTCAGATCCCCGTACGGCACGACCTCGAATCCCGGCGTGTACGGCCCGAAGTCCGCCCGCGCCTCATGATCGGTGGAGAAGCTGACGATGGTCGTCGTCCGGCCGTGGAAGTTGTCGGCGGCAACGATGATCTTCGCCGTCCCTTCCAGGAGCCCCTTGACGCGGTAGCCCCACTTGCGGGCCGTCTTCACCGCCGTCTCCACGGCCTCCGCGCCGGTGTTCATGGGCAGGACCATCTCCATCCCGCAGAGTTCGGCGAGCTGGGTGCAGAAGTCGGCGAAACGGTCGTGGTGGAAGGCCCGGGACGTCAGCGTCACGCGTTCGAGCTGGGCCTTGGCGGCATCGATCAAGCGGCGGTTGCCGTGACCGAAGTTGAGCGCCGAATAGCCGGCCAGCATGTCGAGGTAGCGGCGCCCCTCCACGTCGGTCATCCACGCGCCGTCCGCCGAGGCGACGACGACGGGCAACGGGTGGTAGTTGTGCGCGCTGTGCGCCTCGGCGGAGGCGATGGCGTTGTCCGTGGTCGACACGGGATCTCCGTTCGTCGTGCGGAGTGGGCGGGGGTGGTGCCCACTTTGTATCGTCGGTCGGATCGGAGGCGGGGAAACATTCGCTCTGCGGCGCGCCTCACGAGCGGTGCCGCGGTGACCATGGGGCCCGACACGGTCAGCCCGGGGAGCGAGCCCCGGCACGCGGGCTCCCTCGCGACGGCAGGATTGCGGCGACGGCCGCCGCCACCCTGCCCGCACGGCGGCAGATCCGGACGAGGGAGCGACCACCGGACCGGTCCCTGGGACGACGGCCGCTGTCCAGCAGACCGCGTGGACACGGACCCGAGGTCCGAGGGCCCGCAGCCCGCCCCCCGGGGCCCGAAACCTGGGGACCCACCTGCCGTCACGCCGGGGCTCGCCCTGCTCAACCGTCCGTCAGTTCCGGCGGTGCCCGGCGCTCCGAGGACCCGACCGCCGCGACCGCATCGCGACCCGGATGAGCGAAGTGCGCCTGCCGGACCGGCTCCGGCACGGGCCGGCCGGCCCGCGCAGGCACGGACGGGACGGCCCGGTCGGCCCCGCAGCCCGGTGCCTCGGCCGCCCGCCGGCTCTGCGGTTCGCCCGGAGAGCCCGGCGCATACCGCACCTGGACCCCGCCGGCACCGAACCATTCGGCGATGGCCGCCCGGACCGGCGGGGTGAGCGCGAGCACGACGAGCAGGCCGGCGAGCGCCGCCGCGACCATCCGCCCACGCTGCCGCAACCAGGCCCAGGCGCGCTCTTTGCGCCCCACGGCCCCGCCCACGGGCACGGGGACCGCCTCCGCGACGATCCGGGCAAGGACCCGCTCGGCCATGGTCGATCCGTCGGTATCCGGTACGTCGAGTCCGTCGCGCAGGGCCATCAGATCGGCCCGCAGCCGCTCCCTGCACCGGCCTTCGTCCGTCCCGGCCGCATTTGCCCTGCCCCTGCCCCCG is drawn from Streptomyces sp. NBC_00178 and contains these coding sequences:
- the rocD gene encoding ornithine--oxo-acid transaminase; the protein is MSTTDNAIASAEAHSAHNYHPLPVVVASADGAWMTDVEGRRYLDMLAGYSALNFGHGNRRLIDAAKAQLERVTLTSRAFHHDRFADFCTQLAELCGMEMVLPMNTGAEAVETAVKTARKWGYRVKGLLEGTAKIIVAADNFHGRTTTIVSFSTDHEARADFGPYTPGFEVVPYGDLTALSEAMTDNTVAVLMEPIQGEAGVLVPPPGYLAGVREMTRERNVLFIADEIQSGLGRTGRTFACEHEGVVPDMYVLGKALGGGVVPVSAVVSSAAILGVFKPGEHGSTFGGNPLACAVALEVVAMLRTGEFQQRAAELGDHLHRELGLLTGGGAVEAVRGRGLWAGVDISPALGTGREISEKLMDRGVLVKDTHGSTIRIAPPLVISKEDLDWGLDQLRAVLAG
- a CDS encoding glutathionylspermidine synthase family protein, encoding MERRTIEPRPGWQQTVEEQGLIYPLTRYPDGSLRPYWDESAYYVFSLPEVEALEEVVEELHAMCLAAAAHIVEHDRFGALGITDARLAGLIAESWRRRAELPSIYGRFDLRYDGTGPAKMLEYNADTPTSLVEAASPQWFWMEDRFPGADQWNSLHERLVEAWRKQAPLLPPGPLHFAHSDGDELGEDLMTVAYLRETAAQAGIDTQALSVERIGWDRLSGRFVDERLRFIRSCFKLYPWEWLATDRFGPHVLDTLDNGGGTGRTCWIEPAWKMLLSNKALLAILWELYPGHPNLLPAYLDGPRELAGADGAGYVAKPLLGREGAGVTVHEPGSAPVRRDEPCCYQELAPLPDFAGNRVVLGAWVVGDEAAGLGIRESAGLITDEYARFLPHVIL